A DNA window from Chlamydia felis Fe/C-56 contains the following coding sequences:
- the dnaB gene encoding replicative DNA helicase translates to MSTQIQKTPAPALPSPPNSKESEMIVLGCMLTGVNYLNLAANQLNEDDFYYLEHKIIFRVLQDAFKHDKPIDVHLAGEELKRRNHLTVIGGPGYLITLADFAGTAAYIEEYIQIILSKSILRKMIQTAKEIEKKAIEEPKDVAVALDEAQNALFKISQTTSLTQYVLVADKLQGLVSAQEKPFLVQLQEKQEFFQQHAQSGDALPISGIPTHFLDLDKMINGFSPSNLMILAARPAMGKTALALNIAENMCFQSRLPIGIFSLEMTVDQLIHRIICSRAEVESRKINVGDLSGQDFQRIVSVVNEMQKHTLLIDDQPGLKVTDLRARARRMKESYDIQFLIIDYLQLLSGSGTLRSAESRQTEISEISRMLKTLARELNIPILCLSQLSRKVEDRANHRPMMSDLRESGSIEQDSDLVMFLLRREYYDPHDKPGTAELIVAKNRHGSIGSVPLVFEKELARFRNYAALEFNG, encoded by the coding sequence ATGTCAACTCAAATCCAAAAGACCCCTGCACCTGCTTTGCCCAGCCCCCCTAACTCTAAAGAATCAGAAATGATTGTCCTGGGTTGCATGCTCACTGGAGTTAACTATCTTAATCTAGCAGCAAATCAGCTTAATGAAGATGATTTTTATTATCTTGAACACAAAATTATCTTCCGCGTTCTTCAAGATGCTTTCAAACACGACAAACCCATAGATGTACATCTTGCTGGAGAAGAGCTTAAAAGAAGAAACCACCTTACCGTCATTGGGGGGCCTGGTTACTTAATTACCTTAGCAGATTTTGCAGGAACCGCAGCATACATTGAAGAATATATTCAGATCATTCTTTCTAAATCGATTTTAAGAAAAATGATCCAAACTGCTAAGGAGATAGAGAAAAAGGCAATTGAAGAACCGAAAGACGTTGCTGTGGCCTTGGATGAAGCTCAGAACGCTTTATTTAAAATTAGCCAAACAACCTCCCTCACACAGTACGTTCTCGTTGCCGACAAACTGCAAGGTTTAGTTTCCGCCCAAGAAAAACCCTTCCTTGTTCAATTACAGGAAAAACAAGAGTTCTTTCAACAGCACGCACAAAGCGGCGATGCGTTACCCATTTCCGGCATCCCCACACATTTCCTTGATCTAGACAAAATGATCAATGGTTTTTCTCCTTCTAATTTAATGATCCTTGCAGCCCGACCTGCTATGGGGAAAACCGCTCTTGCCCTAAATATCGCAGAAAACATGTGCTTTCAAAGCCGACTTCCTATAGGAATTTTTTCTCTAGAGATGACTGTTGATCAGCTAATTCACAGAATCATATGCTCTCGGGCTGAAGTAGAATCTAGAAAAATCAATGTAGGAGATTTATCCGGTCAGGACTTTCAACGCATTGTTTCTGTTGTAAATGAAATGCAGAAACATACTCTACTTATAGATGATCAACCCGGATTAAAAGTAACCGATCTGAGAGCTCGCGCTCGAAGAATGAAAGAAAGTTATGACATTCAATTCTTGATCATTGACTACCTTCAACTTCTTTCCGGTTCAGGGACCCTACGTTCTGCGGAAAGTCGTCAAACTGAAATTTCAGAAATTTCCAGAATGCTGAAAACTTTAGCTAGGGAATTAAATATTCCTATTCTCTGTCTATCACAGTTATCTAGAAAAGTGGAAGACAGGGCGAATCATCGGCCTATGATGAGCGATCTTAGAGAAAGTGGAAGCATAGAACAGGATTCTGACTTAGTTATGTTCCTATTGCGTCGAGAATATTATGATCCTCATGACAAGCCTGGAACAGCTGAACTTATAGTAGCTAAAAACCGTCACGGGTCTATAGGTTCTGTGCCTTTAGTTTTTGAAAAAGAACTTGCAAGATTCAGGAACTATGCAGCTCTTGAATTCAACGGGTAG
- the coaE gene encoding dephospho-CoA kinase (Dephospho-CoA kinase (CoaE) performs the final step in coenzyme A biosynthesis.), which produces MLDLLKVSITGDLSSGKTEACRVFQDLGAYVISADKVSHSFLVPHSHIGHRVIDLLGSDVVVDNAFDRKVIAEKVFDNLVLLQALEAILHPEVCRIIEEQYCLVAKENKYPLFIAEVPLLYEIQYANKFDRVILITADENTRRERFTRKTNCSDLNFYQRCARFSSNEEKMMHADIIIENNGTKEELRHKVEEYFYALKGAL; this is translated from the coding sequence ATGTTAGACTTGTTAAAAGTTTCTATTACAGGGGATCTCTCTTCAGGAAAGACTGAAGCTTGTAGGGTTTTTCAAGATCTGGGAGCTTATGTAATTAGTGCTGATAAAGTTTCGCATAGTTTCCTTGTTCCTCACTCGCATATAGGTCATCGCGTTATAGATCTTCTGGGTTCTGATGTTGTTGTTGACAATGCATTCGATAGGAAAGTCATAGCAGAAAAAGTTTTTGATAATTTAGTTCTTCTACAAGCTTTAGAAGCAATTCTACATCCTGAAGTTTGTCGAATAATTGAAGAACAGTATTGTCTGGTCGCCAAGGAGAACAAATATCCTCTGTTCATTGCTGAGGTGCCTTTGTTGTATGAAATACAGTATGCGAACAAGTTTGATCGTGTAATTCTTATTACAGCCGATGAGAATACTCGTAGGGAAAGGTTTACCAGAAAAACTAATTGTTCTGATTTAAATTTTTATCAAAGGTGTGCGCGGTTTTCTTCTAATGAAGAAAAAATGATGCATGCTGATATTATTATAGAAAATAACGGAACTAAAGAAGAATTACGTCATAAAGTTGAAGAATATTTTTACGCTTTAAAGGGAGCATTATGA
- a CDS encoding AURKAIP1/COX24 domain-containing protein: MSSVKKKRRLKIAKHKRKKRRRRDRHKNK, encoded by the coding sequence ATGTCATCTGTTAAGAAAAAACGAAGACTAAAAATCGCTAAACATAAGCGTAAAAAAAGACGTCGAAGAGACCGTCATAAAAATAAATAA
- the polA gene encoding DNA polymerase I, which translates to MRKIFILDASGFVFRAYFALPDMKNSSGKGTQAVFGFIRSINKLIKEFSPNHMVAVFDGPNNKQSRREIYADYKSNREKKEEDLYQQIPVVKEYCNLLGLSHLEVEGVEADDVIASVSKLAIAEGYEVCICTADKDLLQLVSPNVVVINPWKDQPPIDENGVVNIYGVPPCRIPDYLALVGDTSDNIPGVSGCGPKKAAALLQKYHSVEGILEHLDELTGSTHKMFSEQKDILLLSKDLAVLNNNVPLPTEIKDLEFPMHEIRQEEMNAFYMRQGFKTLVQQVEEASNVYVEVINNSENLIEVLPTLHGKKVPFSVGYKGSFLPSLSLMGVALACDDSVYYVDVENATDDVIKPLKDFFGRKDTEFYGYNIKRDSHALKNAGIHVNNIALDLALAEHLINGGAKISYQTLLADLGLVSSAGRYGKEWGQLSLPIQKSPPNPAQYFGEFVSHLPTIKETLLKELKSKNIEDIFFNMEMPLEKVLFTIERNGMPLDVEDLQNLEKILSEELAILADDIYALAGSPFNIKSPKQLAEVLYNKLGLTPVDKARSTKAEVLEAMTGEHDVIEKILAFRSVEKLLSTYVRALPKQVDPCTFRIHPTFNQMGTVTGRLACQDPNLQNIPIRSERGRLLRKAFCDTHQNTYFLSADYSQIELRFLAHLSQDESLKLAFESREDVHTFTASQVFHVPLEKVTKQQRMQAKTVNFGIIYGQQAYGLSKILKISVSEAQKLIDAYFDRYPDVARFINETVSQACENLRVKTLLGRERIIDNWTEFSNSRAASGRLAVNTRIQGSAAELIKLAMLQLSDALEKRKLRSRMLLQIHDELIFEVPEEEKEEMQTLVRDIMESAMILSVPLVVNILIGKNWAEC; encoded by the coding sequence GTGCGAAAGATTTTTATTTTAGATGCTTCAGGATTTGTTTTCAGAGCGTATTTTGCTCTCCCAGATATGAAAAATTCTTCTGGAAAAGGAACGCAAGCAGTTTTTGGCTTTATTCGTTCTATTAATAAATTAATCAAAGAATTCTCTCCTAATCATATGGTGGCCGTCTTTGATGGCCCAAATAATAAACAGAGTCGTAGAGAGATCTATGCCGATTATAAAAGTAATCGAGAGAAAAAAGAGGAGGATCTTTATCAACAAATTCCTGTGGTTAAAGAATATTGTAATTTACTCGGTCTATCCCACTTGGAAGTGGAGGGAGTAGAGGCTGACGATGTAATTGCCAGTGTTTCAAAACTGGCTATTGCTGAAGGTTATGAAGTTTGTATCTGTACTGCAGATAAGGATCTACTCCAGTTAGTTAGTCCCAATGTAGTTGTTATAAATCCTTGGAAAGATCAACCCCCGATTGATGAAAATGGAGTTGTGAATATTTACGGCGTACCGCCATGTAGAATTCCCGATTACCTAGCTTTAGTTGGGGACACTTCTGATAATATTCCGGGCGTGTCTGGTTGTGGTCCTAAAAAAGCTGCAGCGCTTTTACAAAAATATCATTCTGTAGAAGGAATTTTAGAACATCTTGATGAATTGACCGGATCCACTCATAAAATGTTCTCAGAGCAAAAAGATATTTTATTATTGAGTAAGGATCTTGCTGTATTAAACAATAACGTCCCGCTGCCTACAGAAATAAAAGATCTAGAATTCCCCATGCATGAAATTCGTCAGGAAGAAATGAATGCTTTCTACATGCGACAAGGTTTTAAAACTCTAGTTCAACAGGTTGAGGAAGCATCCAATGTATATGTAGAGGTTATCAATAATAGTGAAAATCTTATTGAAGTCCTACCTACTTTACATGGGAAAAAAGTCCCTTTTTCTGTTGGGTATAAAGGAAGCTTTCTTCCCTCTCTGTCTTTAATGGGCGTGGCTTTAGCCTGTGATGATTCTGTCTATTATGTTGATGTAGAAAATGCTACTGATGATGTGATCAAACCTCTCAAAGACTTCTTTGGAAGAAAAGACACAGAATTTTATGGTTACAACATAAAAAGAGATAGCCATGCATTAAAAAATGCAGGTATTCATGTTAATAATATAGCCCTAGATTTAGCCTTGGCCGAACATTTAATCAATGGAGGAGCAAAGATCTCTTATCAAACGCTTCTTGCCGACCTTGGGTTAGTTAGTTCAGCAGGTAGATACGGAAAGGAATGGGGACAGTTAAGTTTGCCTATACAGAAGTCTCCCCCTAATCCTGCTCAGTATTTTGGGGAATTTGTTTCTCATTTGCCCACAATTAAAGAAACCTTGTTAAAAGAGCTGAAAAGCAAAAATATTGAAGATATTTTTTTTAATATGGAAATGCCCCTAGAGAAGGTCCTTTTCACTATTGAAAGAAATGGAATGCCTTTAGATGTGGAAGATCTTCAAAATCTTGAGAAAATTTTATCCGAAGAATTGGCAATTCTCGCTGATGATATTTATGCCTTGGCAGGATCTCCTTTTAATATTAAATCTCCTAAGCAGTTGGCAGAGGTTTTATATAATAAGCTTGGCTTGACACCTGTGGATAAAGCCCGATCTACCAAAGCAGAAGTTTTGGAAGCCATGACGGGGGAACATGATGTTATTGAGAAGATTTTAGCATTTAGATCTGTTGAAAAGTTGCTCTCTACATATGTCAGAGCTCTTCCTAAGCAAGTAGATCCCTGCACATTTAGAATTCATCCTACATTTAATCAAATGGGCACAGTAACCGGTAGACTAGCTTGTCAGGACCCAAATTTGCAAAATATTCCCATTCGCTCAGAGAGGGGAAGATTGTTAAGAAAAGCTTTCTGTGATACCCATCAGAATACATATTTTTTATCTGCAGATTATTCTCAAATTGAGTTAAGATTTCTTGCACATTTGAGCCAAGATGAGTCGTTAAAATTGGCCTTTGAGTCGCGAGAAGACGTGCACACGTTTACTGCCTCTCAAGTATTTCATGTGCCATTAGAAAAAGTTACGAAACAACAGCGCATGCAGGCAAAAACGGTAAATTTCGGTATTATCTATGGGCAACAGGCTTATGGATTGTCAAAGATTTTAAAAATCAGTGTTTCCGAAGCTCAAAAGTTAATAGATGCATATTTTGATCGTTATCCTGACGTAGCTCGTTTTATTAATGAAACGGTCAGTCAAGCTTGTGAAAATTTACGAGTGAAGACGTTGTTAGGAAGAGAAAGAATTATTGATAATTGGACAGAGTTTTCAAACTCTCGTGCTGCTTCAGGACGTCTTGCTGTTAACACCCGCATACAAGGTAGCGCTGCTGAATTGATAAAGCTCGCGATGCTGCAACTCTCTGATGCCTTGGAAAAACGTAAATTGAGAAGTCGTATGTTGTTACAGATACATGACGAATTAATTTTCGAAGTTCCTGAAGAAGAAAAAGAAGAAATGCAAACCTTAGTGCGTGATATAATGGAATCTGCAATGATTTTATCTGTCCCATTAGTTGTGAATATCTTAATTGGAAAAAATTGGGCAGAATGTTAG
- the npt2 gene encoding NTP/H+ exchange transporter Npt2: MQSSEMKSFSRLRAYFCPIYRSEFPKFFPLFWLAFFVGFNYCLLKSMKDTLVVVGSDAGAEVIPFLKVWGIVPGAVIVTMVYGWLSSRCPRDTVFYSFIGAFLGFFFLFAVVIYPLGDALHLHSLANKLQDILPTGLRGFIVMIRYWSYSLYYVMSELWSSVVLSTLFWGLANEVTSVREAGRFYSLINTGLNLASIFAGEISYWMSKNSLCSLPFVKDRWHEIMMNLTMLIVLAGLCMIWLYRKVHILTQNSYHFSTAISSEAPEEAIPQIEESVASVKAKKKTKTKAKSLFLYLIRSRYLLGLAVIVLSYNLVIHLFEVVWKDQVSQIYSSHVEFSSYMSRITTLTGIVSVFAALFLTGQSIRKWGWTAGALTTPVVMLITGLLFFGAVFAVKKDVMIFGGFFNMAPLAIAAWMGGMQNVFARSAKFTFFDQTKEMAFIPLPNDQKNFGKAAIDGVVSRVGKSGGSLIYQGLLIIFSSVAASLNVIAVVLLVIMVIWIGVVAFIGKEYNAKEAAVVDENADADPMVSDLAVSRTSGENSAKEEVATL; this comes from the coding sequence ATGCAGTCATCAGAGATGAAATCCTTTTCAAGACTGCGGGCGTACTTCTGCCCCATATATCGATCAGAGTTCCCAAAATTTTTTCCTCTTTTCTGGTTAGCCTTTTTCGTAGGATTTAATTATTGCCTCCTTAAAAGTATGAAAGATACTTTAGTGGTGGTCGGGTCTGATGCGGGTGCAGAAGTTATACCGTTCTTGAAGGTGTGGGGGATAGTCCCTGGAGCCGTTATCGTCACTATGGTCTATGGTTGGTTAAGTAGTCGGTGTCCAAGAGACACAGTTTTCTACTCTTTCATAGGTGCTTTTCTTGGTTTCTTTTTCCTATTTGCCGTAGTGATTTATCCTTTGGGGGATGCTCTACATTTGCATTCCTTGGCAAATAAACTACAAGACATACTGCCTACAGGATTGCGCGGATTCATTGTAATGATTCGCTATTGGAGTTATAGCCTTTACTACGTAATGTCGGAGCTTTGGAGCTCCGTAGTTCTTTCAACTCTCTTTTGGGGGTTGGCCAACGAAGTGACCAGCGTAAGAGAAGCTGGAAGGTTTTACTCCTTAATTAATACTGGGCTGAATCTTGCTTCTATATTTGCCGGTGAAATTTCCTATTGGATGAGCAAAAATTCTCTCTGCTCTCTTCCTTTTGTTAAGGATCGGTGGCATGAAATTATGATGAACCTCACAATGTTAATTGTTTTAGCTGGGTTATGTATGATTTGGCTATATAGAAAGGTTCATATCCTGACACAAAATTCTTATCACTTCTCAACAGCCATTTCTTCTGAAGCTCCGGAAGAAGCTATTCCTCAGATTGAAGAAAGCGTGGCTAGTGTAAAGGCTAAGAAAAAAACCAAAACCAAAGCAAAAAGTCTTTTCCTCTATCTTATTCGTTCTCGTTACTTGCTAGGCTTAGCTGTTATAGTTTTATCCTATAACCTTGTCATTCACTTATTCGAAGTCGTTTGGAAAGACCAAGTCAGTCAGATTTATAGCTCCCATGTTGAATTCAGCAGTTACATGAGTAGGATTACAACTTTGACAGGGATTGTATCTGTTTTCGCTGCTCTTTTCCTGACAGGACAGAGTATCCGAAAATGGGGTTGGACAGCTGGAGCATTGACTACCCCCGTTGTTATGCTAATCACTGGTCTGCTATTCTTTGGAGCTGTATTTGCTGTAAAGAAAGACGTCATGATTTTCGGTGGTTTTTTTAACATGGCTCCTTTGGCCATAGCGGCTTGGATGGGAGGGATGCAAAACGTATTTGCACGTTCTGCTAAATTTACCTTCTTTGATCAGACTAAAGAAATGGCGTTTATTCCGTTACCCAATGATCAGAAAAACTTTGGTAAGGCCGCCATTGATGGTGTGGTATCTCGAGTAGGGAAATCAGGGGGCTCGTTGATTTATCAAGGGCTATTGATTATCTTTTCTTCTGTAGCTGCAAGTCTCAATGTTATTGCCGTAGTGCTTCTTGTTATTATGGTAATTTGGATTGGTGTTGTTGCTTTTATAGGAAAAGAATACAACGCTAAAGAAGCTGCTGTCGTTGATGAAAACGCGGATGCTGATCCAATGGTATCTGACTTGGCTGTCAGTAGAACTTCTGGAGAAAATTCTGCTAAAGAAGAAGTTGCTACTCTATAG
- a CDS encoding S49 family peptidase: protein MKTFWHFLSKGFLAIVGLSLGVILAFLVTVMLVVSTSGMNDSQFVNMPDARGEVKDLGKDAPIIAVLEMKDVISSAKHTARILQDAITTLDSAPYKDRVKGIIIDMDCPGGEVFEIARTYSVIQFWKQRTNCPIYVFVNGLCASGGYYVACAADKIYSTSSSLIGSVGVLSGPYFNVKEGLSRYGVQSDLLTAGKDKAPMNPYTEWTTKDREIRQEVINYLYGQFVDVVVTNRPLLTKDKLVSVLGARLYSPEKALEEGYVDVVNVTKQQVIQDLVSDCKIENNYRVIGLGSDGWLKKVMSSITNSPLITGKIQHELLPNLENSTSTFYYLAS from the coding sequence ATGAAAACGTTTTGGCATTTCTTGTCTAAAGGCTTCCTTGCGATTGTGGGTTTGTCTCTGGGGGTGATTCTCGCCTTCTTAGTTACTGTGATGTTAGTTGTTTCTACTTCTGGAATGAATGATTCTCAATTTGTGAATATGCCTGATGCTAGGGGAGAAGTAAAAGATCTTGGCAAAGATGCGCCAATTATAGCTGTGTTAGAGATGAAGGATGTTATCTCTTCGGCCAAACATACAGCAAGAATCCTTCAAGATGCCATTACGACACTAGATTCTGCCCCATATAAAGACAGAGTGAAGGGTATAATTATTGATATGGATTGTCCTGGGGGGGAAGTTTTCGAAATTGCTCGTACGTACTCAGTAATTCAATTCTGGAAACAACGTACAAATTGTCCCATTTATGTATTTGTAAATGGCCTGTGTGCTTCCGGTGGATATTATGTTGCCTGCGCTGCGGATAAAATTTATTCCACATCTTCCTCTTTGATAGGGTCTGTAGGAGTGCTTTCCGGACCATATTTTAATGTAAAAGAAGGTTTATCTCGTTACGGAGTGCAAAGTGATTTGCTAACAGCCGGAAAAGATAAAGCTCCCATGAATCCCTATACGGAATGGACAACTAAGGATCGTGAAATCCGACAAGAGGTTATAAATTATCTTTATGGCCAATTTGTTGATGTTGTTGTAACGAATCGACCGCTGCTAACCAAAGATAAATTGGTTAGCGTTTTGGGCGCACGTTTATACTCTCCAGAAAAAGCTTTAGAAGAAGGTTATGTTGATGTCGTAAATGTTACTAAGCAACAAGTGATTCAGGATTTAGTTTCTGATTGTAAAATTGAAAATAACTACCGTGTAATTGGTTTAGGAAGTGATGGTTGGTTGAAAAAAGTTATGTCTTCAATAACTAACAGTCCATTAATTACAGGGAAGATTCAACATGAACTACTGCCTAATCTAGAGAATTCCACAAGTACATTTTATTACTTGGCTTCATGA
- a CDS encoding CDP-alcohol phosphatidyltransferase family protein yields MRQFCNLLSLSRIWLALFFYQEKIHLRLLVILGAMASDVLDGYLARRYKATSRFGSMLDPLTDKFFVFVCVAILYWERSLSPEHLLLIFARDIFLVLFAIYLSVVRGWRGYDYRALFFGKIFTVAQFIILLGVTAGLQIPVFGLMPLIILGFLYFLERVIDYRKQCLD; encoded by the coding sequence ATGAGACAATTTTGTAACTTACTTTCTCTATCACGTATATGGCTAGCCCTGTTCTTTTACCAAGAAAAGATACACTTGCGTTTGTTGGTGATTCTTGGGGCTATGGCTAGCGATGTTCTAGATGGATATCTTGCTCGTCGTTATAAGGCTACCAGTCGTTTCGGTTCCATGCTGGACCCGCTTACTGATAAGTTCTTTGTTTTTGTTTGCGTTGCCATCCTTTATTGGGAAAGATCTCTTTCTCCAGAGCACCTGCTCCTTATTTTTGCTAGAGACATTTTTCTTGTTCTATTTGCCATCTATCTCTCTGTTGTTAGGGGGTGGAGAGGATACGATTACCGAGCTCTTTTCTTTGGAAAGATTTTTACAGTGGCTCAATTTATTATTTTGCTTGGAGTTACCGCCGGGCTGCAGATTCCTGTATTTGGGTTGATGCCTCTAATTATTCTTGGATTTCTTTATTTCCTAGAAAGAGTGATAGACTACAGAAAGCAATGTCTCGATTAA
- the rho gene encoding transcription termination factor Rho: MGIEELNILARQYGVKNIGSLTKSQVVFEIVKAKSERSDELLIGEGVLEVLPDGFGFLRSPTYNYLPSAEDIYVSPAQIRRFDLKKGDTIIGTIRSPKEKEKYFALLKVDKINGSTPDKAKERVLFENLTPLYPNERIVMEMGKEHLAERVLDLTAPIGKGQRGLIVAPPRSGKTVILQSIAHAIAVNNPDIVLIVLLIDERPEEVTDMIRQVRGEVVASTFDEQPERHIQVAEMVIEKARRLVEHGKDVVILLDSITRLARAYNTVQPHSGKILTGGVDASALHKPKRFFGAARNIEGGGSLTILATALIDTGSRMDEVIFEEFKGTGNMELVLDRRLSDRRTYPAIDLIKSGTRKEELLYHPSELEKVYLFRQAIADLTAIDAMHLLLGRLKKTNSNAEFLLSLKE, translated from the coding sequence ATGGGAATTGAAGAGCTTAACATATTGGCTCGTCAATATGGAGTGAAGAACATTGGGTCTCTTACTAAATCTCAAGTGGTCTTTGAGATTGTTAAAGCAAAATCGGAGCGTTCCGATGAGCTTCTAATTGGAGAAGGGGTCTTAGAAGTGCTTCCCGACGGGTTTGGTTTTTTAAGATCTCCTACTTATAACTACCTCCCCTCAGCTGAAGATATTTATGTTTCTCCCGCTCAGATCCGCAGATTTGATTTGAAAAAGGGAGACACAATTATAGGGACTATACGTTCTCCAAAAGAGAAGGAAAAGTATTTTGCCTTATTAAAAGTAGATAAAATTAATGGATCTACCCCAGATAAAGCCAAGGAACGAGTTTTATTTGAAAACTTAACTCCTCTCTATCCTAATGAAAGAATTGTTATGGAAATGGGGAAAGAGCACCTTGCAGAAAGGGTATTGGATCTTACGGCTCCCATTGGGAAAGGTCAAAGAGGACTTATTGTCGCTCCTCCACGTTCTGGAAAGACTGTAATCTTACAAAGCATAGCGCATGCTATTGCCGTTAATAATCCAGATATTGTTTTAATCGTTCTGCTCATCGACGAACGACCTGAAGAAGTTACAGACATGATTCGTCAGGTGCGTGGTGAAGTTGTGGCTTCTACATTTGATGAACAACCCGAAAGACACATTCAAGTTGCGGAAATGGTTATAGAAAAGGCTCGACGTCTAGTTGAACACGGAAAGGATGTTGTGATTCTTCTCGATTCTATTACACGCTTAGCTCGAGCTTACAATACCGTACAACCGCATTCAGGAAAAATTTTAACAGGTGGTGTGGACGCCAGCGCTCTACATAAACCAAAGAGATTCTTCGGAGCCGCCAGAAATATTGAGGGTGGGGGATCATTAACCATTTTAGCTACAGCGCTGATTGATACGGGCTCTAGAATGGACGAAGTGATTTTTGAAGAATTCAAAGGTACAGGAAACATGGAACTTGTGCTGGATCGTCGTCTTTCTGATCGAAGAACTTATCCTGCTATTGATCTCATTAAGAGCGGCACAAGAAAAGAAGAGCTACTTTATCATCCTAGTGAATTAGAAAAGGTGTATCTCTTCCGTCAGGCGATAGCCGATCTTACCGCTATAGATGCTATGCATTTGTTATTGGGTAGATTAAAAAAGACAAATAGCAATGCAGAATTTTTGCTTTCTTTAAAAGAATAA